From the genome of Hymenobacter cellulosilyticus, one region includes:
- a CDS encoding YfiM family protein — protein MSKISRLLASCCARALLVPGLVLAAILPAQAQQPAPPTSLPTAPPPDSAASAAPRSHRLPVLAGGLVVSYTGLLYLLDQGWYTGPRSSFHWFNDLPEWRQMDKAGHFWGAFHESRGAVDMLRWARVPDRTATWYGGFVGFLLQSPIEVLDGRDPAYGASATDLAANFLGSAALIGQQLAWNEVRIMPKYSFHTTSYARLRPNVLGKSLAEQHLKDYNGQTYWLCTDLAAWLRPESKWPKWLQPAVGYGAQEMVYNDPDANAALGLYPYRQYYLSLDVNLRRIPTRSKLLKRVFYVASIFHLPAPALEYNSRHGLVLHGLYF, from the coding sequence ATGAGCAAAATTTCCCGTCTGCTGGCCTCCTGTTGCGCCCGGGCCCTGCTGGTGCCGGGTCTGGTGCTGGCTGCAATCCTGCCGGCCCAGGCCCAGCAGCCGGCGCCGCCCACGAGCCTGCCCACGGCCCCACCTCCCGACTCTGCCGCTTCGGCCGCGCCCCGCTCCCACCGCCTGCCCGTGCTGGCTGGCGGGTTGGTGGTAAGCTACACCGGCCTGCTCTACCTACTCGACCAGGGCTGGTACACCGGACCGCGCAGCAGCTTTCACTGGTTTAATGACCTGCCCGAGTGGCGGCAGATGGACAAGGCCGGGCACTTCTGGGGCGCGTTTCACGAAAGCCGGGGCGCCGTGGACATGCTGCGCTGGGCCCGGGTGCCCGACCGCACGGCCACCTGGTACGGGGGCTTCGTGGGGTTTCTGCTGCAAAGCCCCATCGAGGTGCTCGACGGGCGCGACCCGGCCTACGGTGCCTCCGCCACCGATTTGGCGGCCAACTTCCTGGGCTCGGCGGCTTTAATCGGACAGCAGCTGGCCTGGAACGAAGTGCGGATTATGCCCAAATACTCGTTTCACACCACTTCCTACGCCCGGCTACGGCCCAACGTGCTGGGCAAGTCCTTGGCCGAGCAGCACCTGAAGGACTACAACGGCCAAACCTACTGGCTCTGCACCGACCTAGCCGCCTGGCTCCGGCCCGAAAGCAAATGGCCCAAGTGGCTGCAGCCCGCCGTGGGCTACGGGGCCCAGGAAATGGTCTACAACGACCCCGACGCCAACGCGGCTCTGGGCCTGTACCCCTACCGGCAGTACTACCTCAGCCTGGATGTGAACCTGCGCCGCATCCCCACCCGCAGCAAGCTGCTCAAGCGCGTGTTTTACGTGGCCAGTATCTTCCATTTGCCTGCCCCGGCCCTGGAATACAACTCCCGCCACGGCCTGGTGCTGCACGGACTTTATTTTTAA
- a CDS encoding Smr/MutS family protein → MAVAPEKLAETLQQQLSGNAPAKPAAVAPAPEPAKALVAPPHEVDLHLEALDPTAAKAEPALSNTAILKLQLEAFEDTLSRALATNMHEIIYIHGSGNGTLRKELHKLLSRNKDIKFFEDSQKEKFGYGATLVRLK, encoded by the coding sequence GTGGCCGTAGCGCCCGAGAAGCTGGCCGAAACCTTGCAGCAGCAACTCAGCGGCAACGCCCCGGCCAAGCCCGCCGCCGTAGCTCCCGCTCCCGAGCCAGCCAAGGCCCTGGTAGCGCCGCCCCACGAGGTTGACTTGCACCTGGAAGCCCTGGACCCCACCGCCGCTAAAGCCGAGCCTGCGCTCAGCAACACGGCCATTCTGAAGCTGCAGCTCGAAGCCTTCGAGGACACGCTGAGCCGGGCCCTGGCTACCAACATGCACGAAATCATCTACATCCACGGCTCCGGCAACGGCACCCTGCGCAAGGAGCTGCACAAGCTACTGAGCCGCAACAAGGACATCAAGTTCTTCGAAGACTCCCAAAAAGAGAAGTTCGGCTACGGCGCTACCCTGGTCCGCCTGAAGTAG
- a CDS encoding alpha/beta fold hydrolase: MSTDFAQPVLVTLPDQRQLEVIRYGDPAHPAVLFHHGYASSGLSIPPNAELLAQLGLQIVAPNRPGSGRSDVHPAMTLESFAEDTVFALDALQITGPLTLLGWSAGGLYAQAQAALFPGRVAALHLLNTCLPWGSPKPTAPCRPAGKQSSFSTTTRPAWPNRFFAA; encoded by the coding sequence ATGTCCACCGATTTTGCCCAGCCTGTGCTCGTCACGCTGCCCGACCAGCGCCAGTTGGAGGTAATCCGGTACGGCGACCCGGCCCACCCGGCGGTGCTGTTTCACCACGGCTACGCATCCTCGGGCCTGAGCATTCCGCCCAATGCCGAGTTGCTAGCCCAGCTCGGGCTGCAGATTGTGGCGCCCAACCGGCCCGGCTCCGGCCGCTCGGACGTGCACCCGGCTATGACGCTGGAGTCGTTTGCCGAGGACACCGTTTTTGCCCTCGACGCCTTGCAGATTACCGGCCCGCTCACGCTGCTGGGCTGGTCGGCGGGCGGACTTTATGCCCAGGCTCAGGCGGCGCTGTTTCCCGGGCGCGTGGCCGCTTTGCATTTGCTCAACACCTGCCTGCCCTGGGGGAGCCCGAAACCTACCGCGCCCTGCCGCCCCGCTGGAAAACAATCAAGTTTCTCAACGACTACGCGGCCGGCCTGGCCAAACCGGTTTTTCGCCGCCTGA
- a CDS encoding N-acetylglucosamine kinase: MILIADGGSTKSSWCQLDETGNRVYFNTEGYNPDFIQTPAIAASLDKNLPETLARETVREVHYYGAGVSSPKKADVIAQAMRQTFPNANVTVDHDLLAAARALLGRKPGFAAILGTGTNSCLYDGEKITYNVDSLGYFLGDEGSGSFIGKRLMRDYLRGLLPDGLQDIFREEYKLTREDILDRLYNQPLPNRFLASFGKFAYDHNNISYCREIVLQGFETFFENIVLHYPNFQDYTFNCVGSVAYNFRDALFQVARSHGMEVGKIIRSPIDDLVSYHEQEA, encoded by the coding sequence ATGATTCTCATTGCCGACGGCGGCTCGACCAAGAGCAGCTGGTGTCAGCTCGACGAGACTGGCAACCGGGTGTACTTCAACACTGAAGGGTATAACCCCGACTTCATTCAAACGCCCGCCATTGCCGCCTCGCTCGACAAAAACCTGCCCGAGACCCTGGCCCGCGAAACGGTGCGTGAAGTGCACTACTACGGCGCTGGCGTTTCGTCTCCGAAGAAAGCCGACGTTATTGCCCAGGCCATGCGGCAGACCTTCCCTAATGCCAACGTTACGGTAGACCACGACCTGCTGGCCGCCGCCCGCGCCCTGCTGGGCCGCAAGCCCGGCTTTGCCGCCATCCTGGGCACCGGCACCAACTCCTGCCTCTACGACGGTGAGAAAATTACCTACAACGTCGATTCGCTGGGCTACTTCCTCGGCGACGAGGGCTCGGGCTCTTTTATCGGCAAGCGCCTGATGCGCGACTACCTGCGCGGCCTGCTACCCGACGGCCTGCAGGACATCTTCCGCGAGGAGTACAAGCTCACCCGCGAGGATATTCTGGACCGGCTTTACAACCAGCCCCTGCCCAACCGGTTTTTGGCCAGCTTCGGCAAGTTTGCCTACGACCACAACAACATCAGCTACTGCCGCGAAATCGTACTCCAGGGCTTCGAGACGTTCTTTGAGAACATCGTGCTGCACTATCCCAACTTCCAGGACTACACCTTCAACTGCGTGGGTTCGGTGGCCTATAACTTCCGCGACGCCCTGTTTCAGGTGGCCCGCAGCCACGGCATGGAAGTCGGCAAAATCATCCGCTCCCCCATCGATGATCTGGTGAGCTACCACGAGCAGGAAGCCTAG
- a CDS encoding M1 family metallopeptidase — MKISALSINGQVFDVKKLRIDATNMPVPIKALGKGQTAKVAITYSYTLNKGSHMRTGEIEPGADFVAYFFPRITVYDDIDGWNRFAYNGSQEFYNDFCNFKAAITVPRNFVVWATGDLKNADQVLTKKYARRLADAEKNDAVVHIIDDTDLKRQDITAANAQNTWRFEARNVTDFVFATADHYVWQSTSLVVDPATKRRTRVDAVYNTKHKDYHEVIGFARRTVEAMSYTFPKWPFPYAHETIFDGLDQMEYPMMVNDNPVETREDAITLTDHEIFHTMFPFYMGTNETKYGWMDEGWATIGEWIISNIIDPKLVDEYGVEPYARAADSENDLPIITLSTQQNGTPFFLNSYPKPALGYYYVRDLLGEELFTKALHTYIRNWNGKHPMPYDFFNSMNEGAGQNLNWFWQRWFFDGGYPDQALQSVSKESIVVEAKGSKPMPVDLTVTFADNTTQKLHRTIAVWQDGSKTVTVPLDGKKAVKKVVLGSTYTPDNSKANNVWEAK; from the coding sequence GTGAAAATTTCGGCTCTGAGCATCAACGGGCAAGTATTCGACGTGAAAAAGCTGCGCATCGATGCCACCAACATGCCCGTGCCTATCAAAGCCCTGGGCAAGGGTCAAACAGCGAAGGTGGCTATTACCTATTCCTACACGCTCAATAAAGGCTCCCACATGCGCACCGGCGAAATTGAGCCCGGCGCCGACTTTGTGGCCTATTTCTTTCCCCGCATCACGGTGTATGATGACATCGACGGCTGGAACCGCTTTGCTTACAACGGCAGCCAGGAGTTCTACAACGACTTCTGCAACTTCAAAGCCGCCATTACCGTGCCCCGCAACTTCGTGGTGTGGGCCACCGGCGACCTGAAAAACGCCGACCAGGTGCTTACCAAAAAGTACGCCCGCCGCCTAGCCGATGCCGAAAAAAACGACGCTGTGGTCCACATCATCGACGACACCGACCTGAAGCGCCAGGATATCACCGCCGCCAACGCCCAGAACACCTGGCGGTTTGAGGCCCGCAACGTGACGGACTTCGTGTTTGCCACCGCCGACCACTACGTGTGGCAATCGACCAGCCTGGTGGTGGACCCGGCCACCAAGCGCCGCACCCGCGTGGATGCCGTGTATAACACCAAGCACAAGGACTACCACGAAGTCATCGGGTTTGCCCGCCGCACGGTGGAGGCCATGAGCTACACCTTCCCCAAGTGGCCCTTCCCCTACGCCCACGAAACCATCTTCGACGGCCTCGACCAGATGGAGTACCCCATGATGGTGAACGACAACCCGGTGGAAACCCGCGAGGATGCCATTACCCTCACCGACCACGAGATATTCCACACCATGTTCCCCTTCTACATGGGCACCAACGAAACCAAGTACGGCTGGATGGACGAGGGCTGGGCCACCATCGGCGAGTGGATTATCAGCAACATCATCGACCCCAAGCTGGTGGATGAGTACGGCGTGGAGCCCTACGCCCGCGCCGCCGACTCGGAAAACGACCTGCCCATCATCACGCTCAGCACCCAGCAAAACGGCACGCCCTTCTTCCTGAACTCCTACCCCAAGCCGGCCCTGGGCTACTACTACGTGCGCGACCTGTTGGGCGAGGAGCTCTTTACCAAGGCCCTGCACACCTACATCCGCAACTGGAACGGCAAGCACCCGATGCCCTACGACTTCTTCAACTCCATGAACGAGGGTGCGGGTCAAAACCTGAACTGGTTCTGGCAGCGCTGGTTTTTTGATGGTGGCTACCCCGACCAGGCCCTGCAAAGCGTGAGCAAGGAAAGCATCGTGGTGGAGGCCAAAGGCAGCAAGCCCATGCCCGTGGACCTGACCGTGACCTTCGCCGACAACACGACCCAGAAGCTGCACCGCACCATTGCCGTGTGGCAGGACGGCAGCAAAACCGTGACCGTGCCCCTGGACGGTAAAAAGGCCGTGAAGAAAGTGGTGCTGGGCAGCACCTACACCCCGGATA
- a CDS encoding DUF4961 domain-containing protein: MKKLRLLLGLLLLLTGGMTATQAQVVTTQPTFVRDNEPVTLTFDATQGNGALAGFTGPVYIWTGVITDKSTSNSDWKYVKSPSFGTPDPAAQLTRSTTNPNLYSITFTPRTFYGVPATDQILKLAMIFKNGPGTIVGRGTGGDIFVDVTQGSALSVRLTSPVEPGGGNPLFVAANAALSVSGTASASANLALYLNKTLITQQSNTTTLTGSVTPTQAGRNVIRLTATSGSTTVSDSVVVIIRPTVAVAALPAGAKDGITYLNGGTSVILKLTAPNKQFAYVLGEFNNFQPTEAGYMNKTPDGNSWWIQINGLTPGQEYAYQYLVDGNLRVADPYSEKVLDPSNDRFIPAVTYPNLKAYPTALTTGIVSVLQTNQAAYQWQTTTFARPARTDMVVYELHLRDFLARHDYQTLRDTLNYLQRLGVNTIELMPINEFEGNESWGYNPSFYFAPDKYYGPKNELKRLVDECHRRGIAVVLDMVLNHSFGQSPMVQLYFQNDKPAANSPWFNADATHPFNVGYDFNHESPFTKYFSKRVMEFWLQEYKVDGYRFDLSKGFTQRTNTDVGAWGNYDQSRIDIWKDYYDFMKTVDPNVYCILEHFADNSEEKVLADYGMMLWGNMSHAYNEATMGYVATSDFSGVYHGARNWNSPNLVSYMESHDEERLMFKNLTYGNQANPAHNVRDLNTALARNEAAAAFFFTVPGPKMIWQFGEVGYDVSIDENGRVGNKPIRWEYYQNANRRKLYNTYRELIALKKTQPVFKTGTYTQKLNGATKSIHLTDANLQVTVLGNFDVTAQPINPEFQRTGKWYNYLSGDSITVSSTTAPLTLQPGQYAVYTSRLLKKSAVLSNKARTTEALRLTAAPNPTSSTAQIRYELTTPATVTVTVQNLLGATLRTVSSGAKQSAGAYQLSLPVQDLANGIYLIRLNTGALTQTTRLVVQH; this comes from the coding sequence ATGAAAAAACTTCGACTATTGCTGGGGCTGCTTTTGCTCCTGACCGGCGGAATGACGGCGACTCAGGCCCAAGTCGTGACCACCCAGCCGACTTTCGTGCGCGACAATGAGCCAGTAACGCTCACCTTCGACGCCACCCAGGGCAACGGCGCTCTGGCCGGCTTCACGGGTCCGGTCTATATCTGGACCGGCGTGATTACCGATAAGAGCACTTCCAACTCGGACTGGAAGTACGTGAAGAGCCCTTCGTTTGGCACGCCCGACCCGGCCGCCCAGCTCACGCGCAGCACCACCAATCCGAACCTGTACAGCATCACCTTCACGCCCCGTACGTTCTACGGCGTGCCCGCCACCGACCAGATTCTGAAGCTGGCCATGATTTTCAAGAACGGCCCGGGTACGATTGTGGGCCGGGGTACCGGCGGCGACATTTTCGTGGACGTAACCCAGGGCTCGGCCCTGTCGGTGCGCCTGACCTCACCCGTAGAGCCCGGCGGCGGCAACCCGCTGTTCGTGGCCGCCAACGCGGCCCTGAGCGTGAGCGGCACGGCTTCGGCCTCGGCCAACCTGGCCTTGTACCTGAACAAGACCCTGATAACCCAGCAAAGCAACACGACCACGCTCACCGGCTCGGTAACGCCCACGCAGGCTGGCCGCAACGTGATTCGCCTGACGGCCACCAGCGGCAGCACCACGGTTTCTGACTCCGTAGTAGTTATCATCCGGCCCACGGTAGCGGTAGCAGCTTTGCCCGCCGGCGCCAAGGACGGCATTACCTACCTCAACGGCGGCACTTCGGTTATTCTGAAGCTGACGGCCCCGAACAAGCAGTTTGCCTACGTGTTGGGTGAGTTCAACAACTTTCAGCCCACGGAAGCCGGCTACATGAACAAGACCCCCGACGGCAACAGCTGGTGGATTCAGATCAACGGTCTGACGCCGGGCCAGGAGTATGCTTACCAGTACCTGGTAGACGGCAACCTGCGCGTGGCCGACCCTTACTCGGAAAAGGTGCTGGACCCCAGCAACGACCGGTTTATTCCCGCCGTTACTTACCCCAACCTGAAAGCCTACCCTACGGCCCTGACCACCGGCATCGTGTCGGTACTGCAAACCAACCAGGCCGCTTACCAGTGGCAAACTACCACCTTCGCCCGTCCGGCCCGCACCGATATGGTGGTGTATGAGCTGCACCTGCGCGACTTCCTGGCCCGCCACGACTACCAGACCCTGCGCGACACGCTCAACTACCTGCAGCGCCTGGGCGTGAATACCATCGAGCTGATGCCCATCAACGAGTTTGAGGGCAACGAAAGCTGGGGCTATAACCCTTCGTTCTACTTCGCGCCCGACAAGTACTACGGCCCGAAAAACGAGCTGAAGCGCCTCGTCGACGAGTGCCACCGCCGCGGTATTGCCGTGGTACTGGATATGGTGCTGAACCATTCCTTCGGCCAGTCGCCGATGGTGCAGCTCTACTTCCAGAACGACAAGCCCGCCGCCAACAGCCCTTGGTTTAACGCCGATGCTACCCACCCCTTCAACGTGGGCTACGACTTCAACCACGAAAGCCCCTTCACCAAGTACTTCTCGAAGCGCGTGATGGAGTTCTGGCTGCAGGAGTACAAGGTGGACGGTTACCGCTTCGACCTGAGCAAGGGCTTTACCCAGCGTACTAATACCGACGTGGGTGCCTGGGGCAACTACGACCAGTCGCGCATCGACATCTGGAAGGATTACTACGACTTCATGAAGACCGTGGACCCGAACGTGTACTGTATCCTGGAGCACTTCGCTGACAATTCTGAGGAGAAGGTGCTGGCCGACTACGGCATGATGCTGTGGGGCAACATGAGCCATGCCTACAACGAAGCCACGATGGGCTACGTGGCTACCTCCGACTTCAGCGGCGTTTACCACGGGGCCCGTAACTGGAACAGCCCGAACCTGGTTAGCTACATGGAAAGCCACGATGAGGAGCGCCTCATGTTCAAGAACCTGACCTACGGCAACCAGGCCAACCCTGCCCACAACGTGCGCGACCTGAACACGGCCCTGGCCCGCAACGAGGCTGCTGCCGCCTTCTTCTTTACCGTACCCGGCCCCAAGATGATCTGGCAGTTTGGCGAAGTAGGCTACGACGTGAGCATCGACGAAAACGGCCGCGTGGGCAACAAGCCGATTCGCTGGGAGTACTACCAGAACGCCAACCGCCGCAAGCTCTACAACACCTACCGGGAGCTGATTGCCCTGAAGAAAACCCAGCCGGTATTCAAAACGGGCACCTACACCCAGAAGCTGAACGGCGCTACCAAGTCGATTCACCTCACCGATGCCAACCTGCAGGTAACCGTGCTCGGCAACTTCGACGTGACAGCCCAGCCCATCAACCCCGAGTTCCAGCGCACCGGCAAGTGGTACAACTACCTGAGCGGCGACTCCATCACGGTTTCGAGCACCACGGCGCCCCTTACGCTGCAGCCCGGCCAGTACGCGGTGTATACCTCGCGCTTGCTCAAAAAATCCGCGGTGCTCAGCAACAAAGCCCGCACCACGGAGGCCCTGCGCCTGACGGCTGCTCCCAACCCCACGAGCAGCACGGCTCAGATCCGCTACGAGCTGACCACGCCCGCCACCGTGACCGTAACGGTGCAGAACCTGCTGGGCGCTACCCTGCGCACGGTTAGCTCGGGTGCCAAGCAGTCGGCCGGCGCCTACCAGCTCAGCCTGCCCGTGCAGGATTTGGCCAACGGCATCTATCTGATTCGCCTGAACACCGGCGCCCTTACCCAGACTACGCGTTTGGTAGTGCAGCACTAA
- a CDS encoding SusE domain-containing protein: protein MKNWLTRIVGLCAAVVLMSSCEKDEVKVTAEPGSAPVLTASATTVALQKEDADKTAVTYSWTPITLSFSEGGYPATMTYTLQFAKKGTNFATTKDVDVSGAVRKAFTVSEVNALFKDLGFTVGQPAQVDVRLKSSYAANVPAYITALASLSGTPYESRELPALVWGLIGPAGKGWDTDVVMNYDYDKKVWTLTTDMKADFFKFRANKAWTNNLGADGPDGSLKQDGADIKLAEAGNYTITLDYNATPKPTYTMKKN from the coding sequence ATGAAAAACTGGCTTACCCGTATCGTCGGGCTGTGCGCCGCCGTGGTCCTGATGTCTTCCTGCGAGAAAGACGAGGTCAAGGTGACGGCAGAACCCGGCTCTGCCCCTGTCCTGACGGCTTCGGCCACGACGGTTGCTTTGCAGAAAGAAGATGCCGACAAAACGGCCGTAACCTACAGCTGGACGCCCATCACGCTGAGCTTCAGCGAGGGTGGCTACCCGGCCACGATGACCTACACGCTGCAGTTTGCCAAGAAAGGCACCAACTTCGCTACCACCAAGGACGTTGACGTTAGTGGTGCCGTGCGCAAGGCCTTCACCGTGTCGGAAGTAAACGCCCTGTTTAAAGACCTGGGCTTTACCGTGGGCCAACCGGCCCAGGTTGACGTACGCCTGAAGTCTTCCTATGCCGCCAACGTGCCCGCCTATATCACGGCCCTGGCTTCCTTGTCGGGTACTCCCTACGAGTCGCGCGAGCTGCCGGCCCTGGTGTGGGGTCTGATTGGCCCGGCTGGCAAAGGCTGGGACACCGACGTGGTAATGAACTACGATTACGACAAGAAAGTCTGGACGCTGACCACAGACATGAAAGCCGACTTTTTCAAGTTCCGTGCTAACAAGGCGTGGACTAACAACCTAGGAGCCGATGGCCCGGATGGTTCGTTGAAGCAGGATGGTGCTGACATCAAGCTGGCTGAAGCTGGCAACTACACCATCACGCTGGACTACAACGCGACGCCCAAGCCTACTTACACCATGAAGAAGAACTAG
- a CDS encoding alpha/beta fold hydrolase, which produces MLGPAEQEEAGNPVSRIVLRDAAQHGFTHQGQGVYYDGQALCRRPKFALTAIQAPTTLWHGTADFIWHPDPIYYLASRLPHATLRMLPDEGHMLFLKYWRQILEQVRSEL; this is translated from the coding sequence ATGCTCGGGCCCGCTGAGCAGGAGGAAGCCGGCAACCCCGTTTCGCGCATTGTGCTGCGCGACGCGGCCCAACATGGCTTCACCCACCAGGGCCAGGGCGTGTACTACGACGGGCAAGCGTTGTGCCGCCGCCCAAAGTTTGCTTTGACCGCCATTCAGGCTCCTACCACCCTTTGGCACGGCACTGCCGACTTTATCTGGCACCCCGACCCCATTTACTACCTGGCTTCCCGCCTGCCCCACGCCACTTTGCGCATGCTCCCCGACGAGGGCCACATGCTGTTTCTCAAGTACTGGCGCCAGATTCTGGAGCAGGTCCGCAGCGAGTTGTAG
- a CDS encoding RagB/SusD family nutrient uptake outer membrane protein: MKKTFVRRFATLAVASSLLGAATTSCVGDLDRDPFNEVTSDVVYSDPANYKPILAKLYAGLALSGQTGPSGKPDLSGVDEGFSNYIRQYWSIQELPTDEAVIAWGDDGLQDYHLMNWTANNPFIRSMYNRIFYQITACNEYIRETKDDKLSSRNITGANLASIKNYRAEARFLRALSYYHALDLFGKPPFADENDQIGNFTPRQISRAELFNYIESELKAIETELVDARQNEYARVDKAAAWMLLAKLYLNAEVYTGTARNTDAVTYASKVIGAGYTLQTAATAKSSAYGRNFLADNNTSPEMIFPVAFDGDFTKGYGGTTFIIHASVGGDMPAAAFGVDGGWGGTRTTRALFNLFPDTAADRRGRFFTKGQNLDINNLTEFKDGLGVVKFKNVKSDGTVGKNLVFPDTDFPMFRLADAYLMYAEAVLRGGTGGSRAQALTYINALRSRAFANGGGTISDAQLTLDFILDERGRELHWEGHRRTDLIRFKKFTTASYLWPWKGGVKEGRAVSENLNVFPIPSTDLVANPNLTQNTGY; the protein is encoded by the coding sequence ATGAAAAAGACGTTTGTAAGACGCTTTGCGACCCTAGCGGTTGCCAGCTCTCTACTCGGCGCTGCGACGACTTCCTGCGTAGGAGACCTCGACCGCGACCCGTTTAATGAAGTTACCTCCGACGTAGTATATTCTGATCCGGCCAACTACAAGCCCATCCTGGCCAAGCTCTACGCGGGCCTGGCGCTGAGCGGGCAGACCGGTCCTTCGGGCAAGCCTGACCTTTCGGGCGTAGATGAAGGCTTCTCCAACTATATCCGCCAGTACTGGTCGATTCAGGAGCTGCCCACCGACGAGGCCGTAATTGCCTGGGGCGACGATGGCCTGCAGGACTACCACCTGATGAACTGGACGGCTAACAACCCGTTCATCCGGTCGATGTACAACCGCATCTTCTATCAGATAACTGCCTGCAACGAGTACATCCGCGAAACCAAGGATGACAAGCTCAGCAGCCGCAATATCACGGGTGCTAATCTGGCCAGCATCAAGAACTACCGTGCCGAGGCTCGCTTCCTGCGGGCCCTGAGCTACTACCACGCCCTGGACCTGTTCGGCAAGCCCCCATTTGCTGACGAGAACGACCAGATCGGCAACTTCACGCCCCGCCAGATTTCCCGTGCTGAACTCTTCAACTACATAGAGTCGGAGCTGAAGGCCATTGAGACGGAACTGGTAGACGCCCGGCAGAACGAGTATGCCCGCGTGGACAAGGCGGCTGCCTGGATGCTGCTGGCCAAGCTGTATCTGAACGCCGAAGTGTACACGGGCACTGCCCGCAACACCGACGCGGTTACGTACGCCAGCAAGGTTATTGGCGCCGGCTACACTCTGCAGACCGCTGCTACGGCGAAGTCGTCGGCTTACGGCCGCAACTTCCTGGCCGACAACAACACCTCGCCGGAGATGATCTTCCCGGTAGCTTTCGATGGTGACTTCACCAAAGGCTACGGTGGTACCACCTTCATCATCCACGCCAGCGTGGGTGGCGACATGCCGGCCGCCGCATTCGGCGTCGATGGGGGCTGGGGTGGCACGCGTACCACGCGCGCGCTGTTCAACCTGTTTCCCGACACCGCGGCTGACCGCCGGGGCCGGTTCTTCACCAAGGGCCAGAACCTGGACATCAACAACCTGACCGAGTTCAAGGATGGTCTGGGCGTAGTGAAATTCAAGAACGTTAAGTCGGATGGTACCGTGGGCAAAAACCTGGTATTCCCCGACACCGACTTCCCCATGTTCCGCCTGGCCGACGCGTACCTGATGTACGCCGAAGCCGTGCTGCGTGGCGGTACGGGCGGCAGCCGCGCACAGGCTCTGACCTACATTAATGCACTCCGCAGCCGGGCCTTCGCCAACGGGGGCGGCACCATCTCCGATGCTCAGCTGACCCTGGACTTCATCCTCGATGAGCGGGGCCGTGAGCTGCACTGGGAAGGCCACCGCCGGACCGACCTGATCCGCTTCAAGAAGTTTACCACGGCCTCGTATTTGTGGCCCTGGAAAGGTGGCGTGAAGGAAGGCCGGGCCGTGTCCGAAAACCTGAACGTATTCCCGATTCCGTCGACGGATCTGGTGGCTAACCCCAACCTGACTCAGAACACGGGCTACTAA
- a CDS encoding metallophosphoesterase, whose product MYDLIGDIHGHAAELRQLLIKLDYTLQNGVYRHPSRQVIFVGDFVDRGPNIRETLQIVRAMVDGGAALAVMGNHEYNAICFYEQHPQGGHLRPHMPRNILQHLRTIEEFNGRELYQEWHDYIQWFKTLPLFLDLGQLRVVHACWDPRHIDFLRSVLVNNCLTDAVLLRATDRSTPEYHAIEETLKGKEITLPPGLSFYDKDRNERTKMRVRWWCNPQGCTYSDYYMESIPALDSHPVDHAALPDAYHYAEETPVFFGHYWLRGTPQILRPHAVCLDYSVARGGQLVAYRWSGEKELRAENLVTA is encoded by the coding sequence ATGTACGACCTCATCGGTGATATTCACGGCCACGCCGCCGAGCTGCGCCAGCTACTCATTAAGCTTGATTATACCCTGCAAAACGGCGTGTACCGCCACCCCAGCCGCCAGGTAATCTTCGTGGGCGACTTTGTGGACCGCGGCCCCAACATCCGGGAAACCCTGCAGATTGTGCGGGCCATGGTGGATGGCGGCGCGGCCCTGGCCGTGATGGGCAACCACGAGTACAACGCCATCTGCTTCTATGAACAGCACCCGCAGGGCGGCCACCTGCGGCCCCACATGCCGCGCAACATTCTGCAGCACCTGCGTACCATCGAGGAATTCAACGGCCGGGAGCTTTACCAAGAGTGGCACGACTACATTCAGTGGTTTAAGACCCTGCCCCTGTTTCTGGACCTGGGCCAGCTGCGCGTGGTGCACGCCTGCTGGGACCCGCGCCACATCGACTTTCTGCGCTCTGTGCTGGTCAACAATTGCCTGACCGACGCGGTGCTACTGCGCGCCACCGACCGGAGCACGCCCGAGTACCACGCCATTGAAGAGACACTCAAAGGCAAGGAAATAACCCTGCCTCCGGGCTTGAGCTTTTACGACAAAGATCGAAATGAGCGTACCAAGATGCGGGTACGCTGGTGGTGCAACCCCCAGGGCTGCACTTACAGTGACTACTATATGGAAAGCATTCCGGCCCTCGACTCCCACCCCGTCGACCACGCGGCCCTGCCCGATGCCTACCACTACGCCGAGGAAACGCCGGTCTTTTTCGGGCACTACTGGCTGCGCGGTACGCCCCAGATTCTGCGGCCCCACGCCGTTTGCCTCGATTACAGCGTGGCCCGGGGTGGCCAGTTGGTGGCCTACCGCTGGAGCGGGGAAAAGGAACTACGGGCCGAAAACCTGGTGACGGCCTAA